The Vigna unguiculata cultivar IT97K-499-35 chromosome 6, ASM411807v1, whole genome shotgun sequence genome contains a region encoding:
- the LOC114188687 gene encoding expansin-A13-like, with amino-acid sequence MICITLLSLVAAAAATTTTSTTKSKSMSKLTALLFLLFAFFNSSTVTGLYSPSPPAAPFSQSTPDPDSSPPTEWLFAHATHYAATDALGGACGYGDLPNGMATAALSEALFNRGQICGACFELRCREEDADFDRRWCISGASVAVTATNFCAPNYGSDADSLSGHCNPPKQHFVLPIEVFEKIAIWKTGTGNMPVQYRRIECRREGGMRFTISGSGIFISALISNVGGMGDIVGVKVKGSKTGWLSMGRNWGQNWHVNALLQNQPLSFEVTGSDGITVTSYNVAPKDWTFGQSFEGKQFVLHR; translated from the exons ATGATTTGCATCACTTTGCTATCGCTTgtagcagcagcagcagcaacaacaacaacatcaacaacGAAAAGTAAATCAATGTCAAAACTAACCGCTCTCTTGTTTCTTCTATTTGCATTCTTCAATTCTTCAACAGTCACGGGTTTATACTCTCCTTCACCTCCCGCCGCGCCATTTTCCCAATCTACCCCTGACCCCGACTCCTCTCCACCGACCGAGTGGCTCTTCGCCCATGCCACGCACTACGCCGCCACCGACGCGCTTGGCGGCGCGTGCGGCTACGGTGACCTTCCCAACGGCATGGCCACCGCTGCACTCAGCGAAGCCCTCTTCAACCGCGGCCAGATCTGCGGCGCCTGCTTCGAGCTCCGCTGCCGCGAGGAGGACGCCGACTTCGACCGCCGCTGGTGCATCTCCGGCGCGTCGGTTGCCGTCACCGCCACCAATTTCTGCGCACCGAACTACGGATCCGACGCCGACAGCCTCAGCGGACACTGTAACCCTCCGAAGCAGCATTTCGTTCTCCCCATCGAAGTTTTCGAGAAAATCGCAATCTGGAAAACTGGCACCGGCAACATGCCAGTGCAGTATCGCAG GATAGAGTGCAGAAGAGAAGGGGGAATGCGGTTCACAATAAGTGGTTCTGGAATCTTCATTTCGGCACTGATTAGTAATGTGGGTGGGATGGGAGACATTGTGGGTGTGAAGGTTAAGGGTTCAAAAACTGGTTGGCTTTCAATGGGTAGGAACTGGGGTCAGAACTGGCATGTTAATGCTTTACTGCAGAATCAACCTCTTTCTTTTGAGGTCACTGGTAGTGATGGAATCACTGTTACATCTTACAATGTTGCTCCCAAGGATTGGACTTTTGGACAATCTTTTGAAGGAAAACAATTTGTCCTTCACAGATAA
- the LOC114188686 gene encoding protein REVEILLE 2-like, producing MAIRDQNGFNRSQDGPSAASGVSLSSGVHSVSHIQLNDQFSCGSDYALKVRKPYTITKQRERWTDEEHKKFLEALKLHGRAWRRIEEHVGTKTAVQIRSHAQKFFSKVLRDPTGSVTNTAESIEIPPPRPKRKPMHPYPRKLVETPTKETSIPEQLMKSGSLKSSDFDQENQSPKSVLSGAGSDSLSSSDSDTPNESLSPMSSSISDIHTSGFTCAEPNTTSEEPGINADSSHDEKSLMKFKLPTNESVFIKEESSGQTLKLFGITLFVTDTCKPSSPTTEACKPIPLNICKGDGRLELLGHITPSETSAISLLKVREGPETCGKGFVPYRRCMAERENQFSSVTMTNENKEEQCIHLSL from the exons ATGGCGATTCGA GATCAGAATGGATTTAACAGATCACAAGATGGTCCTTCAGCAGCAAGTGGTGTATCTTTGAGTTCTGGAGTGCATTCTGTTTCACATATTCAACTTAATGACCAGTTTTCTTGTGGGAGTGATTATGCTCTGAAG GTAAGGAAACCGTATACTATAACAAAACAGAGAGAGAGGTGGACAGATGAAGAACATAAGAAATTCCTTGAAGCTTTAAAGCTTCATGGACGGGCTTGGCGGCGTATTGAAG AACATGTTGGCACAAAGACTGCTGTTCAGATTCGAAGTCATGCTCAGAAGTTTTTTTCCAAG GTTCTTCGCGACCCTACTGGGAGTGTTACTAATACAGCGGAATCAATTGAAATTCCTCCTCCAAGACCAAAACGAAAGCCAATGCATCCTTACCCTCGTAAGCTAGTTGAGACTCCTACTAAAGAAACTTCAATCCCAGAACAACTTATGAAGTCTGGTTCTCTGAAGTCATCAGATTTTGATCAAGAAAACCAATCTCCGAAATCAGTATTATCAGGAGCTGGTTCAGACAGCCTTAGCTCCTCAGATTCAGACACACCAAACGAAAGTTTGTCCCCCATGTCATCATCCATCAGTGACATCCATACAAGTGGTTTTACATGCGCCGAACCCAACACAACATCCGAAGAACCTGGAATAAACGCTGATTCTTCTCATGATGAGAAATCTCTTATG AAATTCAAGCTTCCTACAAACGAAAGTGTTTTCATCAAAGAAGAATCTTCCGGCCAGACTTTGAAACTCTTTGGGATTACACTTTTTGTAACGGATACATGCAAACCCTCTTCTCCAACAACTGAAGCATGCAAACCAATACCTCTAAACATATGCAAGGGGGATGGAAGATTGGAACTTCTTGGCCACATCACACCAAGTGAAACATCAGCCATATCCCTACTAAAGGTGAGAGAGGGTCCTgaaacatgtgggaaagggttTGTGCCATATAGAAGGTGCATGGCAGAGAGAGAAAACCAGTTTTCATCTGTGACAATGACAAATGAGAATAAAGAAGAGCAATGCATCCACCTTTCCTTGTAG